The Acipenser ruthenus chromosome 15, fAciRut3.2 maternal haplotype, whole genome shotgun sequence genomic sequence tagaattttttttatttttatttgaacagattaatttttttttttttttttaaacccaaattTACTGTTCTTGCTTCTGACCCCTAAAGCTTGTTTCACAAAACCTGCTTCTCACTAATCTTGGACACTCTTGGGTAGCATTTGGTAGTCCCAGATTAGGGCTGatcgaggtctgtgaaaccagccgtttctCTCAAAGCCGTGCCCACTAGTGGTCGAGGCAACTCTCTGGGAGggttgaaagagagagagaggcagaaatAGTGTGTTTGTAATGCATTCTCATGCTGGCAAATACAATTATGCATTTCTGGcctgttttttctttcctttcttttttttttaatacatttattatttcgAGTACCAGAATGATGCTCTTATGCACTTcagtttgctgctgctgctgtgtgtgtttgtgtgtgtgtgccagtgtttGCGTGTgattttgtgtatgtgtttatatacatttattactAATGCTTACAATTCAAGTGTAGTCCACCCCCAGAAATGGTTTGTAACATGAATTATCAGCATTGagtgtatatatttatacatatctgtatatatttatatacatataaatatatatatatatatattgtgagatgccCCAtcaatgttctttttgttttgtttgttcctctTGATATGGGTTCATGCTGGACGGTGTTGTGAAGAGAGGTCCGGGATGAGGAAAAGGGAAattggttttagttttgtgttgtattttaaaaGTGCATTGGGTGTGTCCGTACTCCTGTCCTGCTTCAGCTGTTTGCTGCTCTGAAGTACTCTCTTTGTTTCTGTGACTCCTTGGCTGTGGAAAGCCATTGGGACAGGTCTTCCCCGTCACAGTGCGCCCCCCTTTCTGGTTTCCGATAGCCCCCTTCACGGTTGTAGCTGATTGCAATCAGACCCACTCTGTAGactgagggtctggaacccatctggttttcgttccacctgtaccctaaattatttaattgaatccATTTAACCTGACAGGTCCCAATCGGATAATTATTTAATGATGCCTTGAAAACCTGGAGGACTCCGGAGCTGGAGAAACCGGTTTGCCCCCCTGCATGAAGAGAGTAAAGCACACCTTGAATTCCTGCTGTCAGCCCTGCCCGGCATGCTGAGCCTGTGGGGGAGCAGCAAGCACCCCGCACTCCTTTAGTTATCCCCCTttaactttgttgttttcactGGGTTGTAAATGAATTGCAGGGAGGTCAAATAGAGAAggtggcccttccagtcctggtctttgttacaATCCTGTGTTAaagtgaaccaattaaacctccatccagaccctgaagtcgttCCTGAtctcatgttacctgttaaacctggagtggaacggccctccaggactgtgattggacacccctgggttACACCGTGGTTTAATCTGGCAGGGCGAGGAAAGGCTTGTTTGTGACTAATTAAGCTCCTCTTATGTGAAACCTGAAATGgctaaaactgctatgcaatcggaACAGTGTCTCCCCCCCATATCCCTGTGTCGTTTAAAACCAGCGTCCTGTGCAGATAAAATAGAACACTGCAGAATTGAAATAGCCGATGAAGACTGTGTGTGcctctgtggcagagcagggctgtCTGGCAGGGAacttttaaactgtctctgagcctcaacctcggTCTTCCTTGTCACATTATCCCAcatctgacaccaaatgtgacaaggaagaccgaggttgaggctcagagacagtttaaaagttcaaaataaagtttttaattcacaaaaatacaaaataaacaggcacaagggccaaacaataaaggtttcaaacagaaaatacacacaaaacaaaacttacaaataaagcttccaggctgggcgttgccttcactggtttagCAAAAACGAAAAAACCACATACAGAAAAACACAGTTGCTTCCTCTCCTAAAACTCTCTCCCctaaatgggaggctgaggcctccttttatgccaggtggctgggtccttaattggataattaattaaccgattgctcccacctgacacaatcaacctgggcagggaggagaatttaactccttccctgccagtatttctaagggcagagccctgctctgccacagcctCACACTCCTCCCAATACTGCCTTCAGAATCTGCTGCTGCTGAGGCGCTTCCTACACTTTGTTCAACATGCAAAGAGTCTGACAGTTGCATTGCCTTTTCTAATGGGTTTTGCCATCTGCAGTAATGCAGTAATGGTCTTGCAAGCTGGGTTTAAGGAAATGTTCTGAGGTCAGGATTTTTGGGAAGGTTCTTTGGAAGAGGAATTCTAAAATGAATAGCTGCAGCCTGCCTGCAATAGATCAATAAAGTCCAGGGCTGCAGAAACCACAAGAGTCTTTGACCCAGCATGTTTGGCACAAGTATTTCCGtggtggtctgtgtgtgtgtgttttggggtggggtggggtggggtggggggtggaaaTTACTGAAGTTGAGTTACGTGTCTGTGTTGCTAAGGGTTGGACTTGCATGTGGAGTTGTTTTTACTTTAATGTCATGGATACCTAGGAGAGCTTGTAAGGGTTTGGTAAAACGGCTGGTGGGTTggatgtgttttctgttttgtgcttggtttgttatatatattttgacaTGGTGTGAAAGCAGTgctttgtctgtttgtctgtctctggTGCTGCGACACCTCCAGGTACACAGGGAATGAAACTGGACCACAACCAGTTACCATACTGAGCTTTTGAGAAAacgcaaagtttttttttattacgtttaGTTAAGGTTACAAATAAAGGGCCGTATTTTCAAAGCGattctccagtctttaatgaaatctttttttttttttttttgaaaaggagaaaaaaacaaaaatgatgttaatattataaaatgatacaaaaactaAGAGACATGTAATAATAACAAAGACTGTGTTTGGCAGTATTGTGTGTCTAATTCTTGATAGAAAGAATTGCAGTCACAAAAGCTTAGTAAATTAAACTTTGTATCGGGAGGGGACTTGATCTCCACACCACCTGCATTTGGACACTTGAATATTTCTTCAGAAATACAGCTGAGACCGACAGGTTATCCTGAAACATGCCAAAGGGAGCCCGCTCCAGTGTTAAGGTTTGTTGACAGccgtttcatttgttttttgtatgctGGTTCATCTATAAATTCAAGAATTATAAAGTAACTGGGATGGACatgcattgcatagcagtttgagcctttcctggttttactaggagtttagtaagacacactgGCTAATCCAGCTTGTATTGAAACCTGGGATGGGTGAAACTATTATGCAATATAAGTCTTATTAAGAAATTCAGGTTATGCATTACATTAAAACTGTTTAATCAATGAAACTTTGACTAGggccacactgtagattcactctccctgtgcactTATTCCACTGAAACCAGTACAGCAGCTAGCAATAACAAGGTTGTTTATTTGAGACCGAGGGGTCTGtaaagtgtgtttttctttttctttttgtgattTGTTCGTATTTGCAATGTAAGAATATTGAATTAAGTAAATTGTTTCCACATTTCCTTTGCGTGGGAGATAGAATTCCAGACAGCCAGGTCCATGGAAGGTAGCGCAGAAGATTTCAGAAAGTAATATCGCACAGTCTTCGAAACGCAATCCTGCTGAACATTAAAAATCTCCCTTCAGTTTTAAAGGTAAGGGTATTGATGTCGGGGGTTATAAACAGGATTTAaaaatcatgtttgtttttttttggggggggatgtgttgaaagcccttttctttgtttctgtttaatctgggATATGCAGctttttcaaatacaacactacaGAATTAAAAGCTGCTCttccttcctgtgctgtaggttacACGGTCATATCGCCGCTGGACCGCATGCACCCAGCTATAGTATTTGTAGACAAATCTCTTTGAAATGGGAGTGAACCTGTCAAAGGCTGTTGCTCATTCCTGCGTATTTGGGGATCCCTTTTATAATAGGAGCTATAGCAGGGGTCtgcagccctggtcctggagagctattgatgctggttttcgtttcaagcAATTtcctgttacttaattgaaccaattattggcttaattagtcaagattaacaggtgttctaGATCTTTAGCTACTGATGATGTAGAGACATGTATAAAatctgctggataggggctcaccaggaccagggttggagagccCCGAGCTGTAGCACTAAGCTGTAATATCACAGCGCCCACTAGATGGCGCCTCTCTGTGAGCAGCAGGGGTTGCAGTTTAGCTTTGCAGTGTTGGCTGTTCACAAACACAGCAGTGTAATTTAAATGACAATGCAATTATTTTTAGTTGTCATTCTCTGGGACTGGaaagtaaacacagacacacctgagaagctttttttttgtcatgcaaATCCTGCCGGTCGTGCCAGTTATGCAAACGCTGCGGAGGACATGGTGGCGATTGAATGAATTAATTCAATATGAATCAGAGTTTCTTTGTACGGGGCATTGAGATGCCATATCTACATGACAAGCACTAACCCTCCTTACAGAAGAAGAAACAAAGGATCTTTATTCAGACTGCGCTTTTGAATATGAAAGGCGGTTCTTTTATTAAAACTCAATAATAATGTGTTCTATGGAACATCAAAACCCTAAAAGGTCTGCCTGGGTGCCTTCTTCCCTTTAGCTGTTTTATACTGACAAAAGCTTGGGGACAAAAGATTTTTGTTGGTTGGTTTATTTTCCAAATCAGGAGGATCATAAGACCAAGCCAGTATCTGATGTTTGACGGCCACATTAACATTGAGTTAATGAACGACGTGAACTTGACCAGAACACATTCTGTTGAATTGTATCCTTATAATGTACaggatgaataataataataataataataataataataataataataattgtggaaCCCTAGCAAATGTTGGGACAACACACAGAGCTCAAGTGAGAAGAAATATTTCACGctaattaattctataggagTGTTCTCTGAGCAGCAGGTGTGTGAGAGTGGGGTCCCTGCTGGGGGGTTCCTGCCCTGTCTACATCTCATAGTCCAGGGATTCCTCGAACGCAGGAATGGCCTCAGCCTTGGTCCTGGAGAGCCTGGGTCTGTGCTTCCAGGCCTGCCCGCCCTCTCGGAGCTTGGGCCTGGATTTACACTCCTCCCCCATTCTGCAGTCCGACTGCCCCGGCCCCCAGCAggcccccctctcccctctgttCTCTGGCAGCCGGCTGAAGCTCAGGTGGTTGTCTCTGTCCGCTTCCCAGTCCATCATCCAGGGCTTCGGTTTTCCGGCCTCCCCAGCTCCGTGTTCCGAAGGCCTGGGGCTCGATTTCCATTCCCCTCCTGTTCCAGACTGCTGCACCCGGGTCCAGGGGTCCCCGGGGATCACGGCCTGCTCGCCGACACACAGCCTGGGATTGGCCAGGCCCTGCTCCCCCAGGTCTAGCCCCTCTCCGCTGGAGGTATCCCAGAAGATGTCCCTCTCTGCCGACCGTTTCACTAGACGGACCCGGGGTTGCCCCTGGCGACCATCGGGCTCCCCTCCCCCTATAAAGAGAAAGAATCAGATTTTGACGCTGGCGGTGCTGCAGGTGCCCTTGTTTGCAGTGTGTGGGAGTTGCTGCGTCACTGTGTGATTCCAGCAGGAAGGGGTATATACTGTAATGCACCGGATCATAGGACCATCAAGTCTCTTCCATGCAAACTCATGCGCATTGCTGAATGTGTTTTTGCAACGACACGACACCGACGTGGGTACGGTTTGGGGAAAAACAAACTTCACAAAGGGATGCGTTGACAGCACAGCGTCACCAGCCTGCCGCAGAGCTGCATGACTGATGTGCTTCCCACGCTTACCTGCTCTCGGGAGGTTCCGCACTGCTTTTTTTGATAAATACTGTTGTAGtacttattaaaaataactttcttactaagtgttttttttttttagaggtaTTAAGCAAGTTTTCGATGTGTTAGGGTTCTCTTACCACAGTCTGTGTCTAAGGAATCCCCTTCCTCCTGGTGCAGCAGACTGTCCTTGTGAAGCCAgcttctgtctctgtctctgtctctcgcggtgtctctgtctctctgcttcCTCAGCTCTCTGGCTCGCAGTCTCTGGTCTCTCCGCAGTTTGTTCGATTGCTGGCTGAACTCCGCCTGGGCAGCCAGCAGCGCGCTCTGTGTAACACGAGGGGTTGATTATCTTGATCATCAGCATATGTTAAGCTGTCCAAACCCCCTTCAGTTTTACAAAATGAAATCTAATATGGATGGATCTGAACATGAAGCCCAGCATCCGTATTtatcatttattacatttaagGAAGAAACGCAACGTAATAAAAAAGGaaataggaaaaacaaaaacctacaaATCAGACGAGTAAATTAAACTTTATatcggggggggggaggggatctCCAGCCCCCAGCTCAGCTcatggggggcggggggggggggggggggggctcgtcACAGTACCTCCTGTCCCCTGGCGAGTGGAGCGATGCTGCACCAGTCCACTTACTCCATTTGAGTTCTAATTACCAGCACTGGGACTCGAAGCTCTCAGACATGACAAGCAAGCTGTCTACCTTCCTCTCCCACTCTCCTCCACATGCACTCGTTctcgttttctctctctcttccccttattagtagtagtatttaagaAAGGGTGACGGTCCGACTGCACTGGAACCTCAATCCCCCAGTCCGAATCGTTACCTCCTGGCCCTGCTGCAGGCCTCCAGCTCGAGAGCGCCCCCTCTGACTGTGAGTGGACGAGCGCTGAGCGACTGCCTTCCCCCACTCCCTGTCCTGTGAGAAAAGAGATGTGAACTTGTGAATGGAAGAGCCATCAGATGCTCATCTTTGGACATAAACTAATTTCCACAGCGAGtacaaaatactttttatttagaaataaatgtaGAGTAATCTAGTCTAACAGTCCGACCAATCCGAGctgagagggggcggggcagcaGGGCTTACCTCTGACTCTCGATTGGCTGCTGACTCCAGTCGCTGGTGTCGGAATTCCTTTGTTGGCGGAGCCAGCGGCTCCAGTCTCTGGAGAAAGAGAAAGGAGTGCAGTATATAAGGCCCAGAGCTGTCGGACAGTCCGCTGTAAAATGGGAGAGCAGCTTGGACACTAATAGATGGTGCTCAGTTGTTTGGAGCCGCTGTCTGCCTGTAGCCAGTGCCATCGGCCCTCACCTTTCATGAACAAAAAACAGAGAagtgaaaaaaatacatctgTGTGCGTTGGGTCCTTACCTGTGGTCTACGGGGCGGGTGTGTTTGAATGATGCTGCCTGCTGCACTGCCTGAACAGAAATCAAGAGAGAGGGGGCCTGCAGACAACAGAATACAGAAAGAAAATTCACTGACAGAAAACATGGTGTGCTGTACACTGCCAAATACAGGAGACTCGTACTCACCAACCATAAACTCTAGAACTTTAGAAAAGACCCTAACCCCTAGCCTCTCATCTTTACCCTACCCTAGCCTCTCCTCTTTACCCTAACCCCTACCCTAACCTCTCATCTTTGAACACTATGATACATTTTCACAGAGAACAAAAAAGATTGAAAATAAGTTTAGAATAATTCAGCATCTAACACTCTGAACATTCTGAGCTCAGCGAGGGCTGGGCAACAGGACTTGACCTCTGCCTCCTGATTGGCCAATTCCTAATAGGTGTGCTAAAACCACAGTTAACAAGGGTGAGGATAGTTAATAATGCACAGTGACCCAGCAGAGACCCACCTGTGTAGAGAGGGGGGAGGGCCAGCGGCTCTGCTGTTGCCACGGCGAAGCTCAGAGGCGCTTCCTGTCTCAGAGGGGGCAGTCGTCCAGTCCTCCTCCTTCCCAGAacctcctgctgctctgctccactCTGCAGTGGTTCTGGGCTGCGGTAGGGTCTGGCCCAGATGCCCCTCCCATCTCGCAGGCTCACTCCTCCGTTGTGGGGGCTCTGCAAGGGGGCTACCCGAGTCAGCTTGGGTCTGGAGTTAGTGGAACCCATatcccagccagccagccagtgagCTACTGGGGCAGGAGCACAAGCCAGTTTCCATAGAAGAGCATAGCCCCACTCCActccatatatatttatatataatatatgtatatatgcacCTATACGTACATACTGTCATTACTAATAGCAACTCAAGTAATTAATAAACGTTACAAATAATTTCTTAAAATCATCTACACATCACTGCTACAAAGACTATTCATTGTGTCCATTTTGTGAGTAAGTAGTTCTGTAACTGTGTGTAAGAACTCATGTATTCTTGGTTTCTCTCGGAGTGTTTGTATGGGCACAAAGCCTGCGTTCCTTCGACTCCCTCTTCGCTATGTGGAGAGCGTGTCTCTGGCAGAGGCAGTGATGTTCTGAGACAAACCCACCTCGCACTCCATATTACGTCCCAGAGGTCAAGTGTGGCCCTTAAAGACCTTGCAAGTGGCCCAGCGGTGTCTGAATTTATGCGTTAACGGATAACAAGGAAATAAAAAGAATCTCCAAATGCCTTGGACGCAAACACATCCCAATAGCCTTCTGTTGAGGGGAGCATgactaataaacaaaataaatcaatacat encodes the following:
- the LOC131697653 gene encoding uncharacterized protein CCDC198-like, whose translation is MGSTNSRPKLTRVAPLQSPHNGGVSLRDGRGIWARPYRSPEPLQSGAEQQEVLGRRRTGRLPPLRQEAPLSFAVATAEPLALPPLYTGPLSLDFCSGSAAGSIIQTHPPRRPQRLEPLAPPTKEFRHQRLESAANRESEDREWGKAVAQRSSTHSQRGRSRAGGLQQGQESALLAAQAEFSQQSNKLRRDQRLRARELRKQRDRDTARDRDRDRSWLHKDSLLHQEEGDSLDTDCGGGEPDGRQGQPRVRLVKRSAERDIFWDTSSGEGLDLGEQGLANPRLCVGEQAVIPGDPWTRVQQSGTGGEWKSSPRPSEHGAGEAGKPKPWMMDWEADRDNHLSFSRLPENRGERGACWGPGQSDCRMGEECKSRPKLREGGQAWKHRPRLSRTKAEAIPAFEESLDYEM